A segment of the Eleutherodactylus coqui strain aEleCoq1 chromosome 6, aEleCoq1.hap1, whole genome shotgun sequence genome:
CATGAGAAAGAGGCCCAAAACAGCTATAAAGatagaaaaaaagttatgaatGTTCAATATGGAGAggcagaaacagaaaaaaaactttgaacaTCCAAATTTCAGTGTTAattttataatatattttttagGGCGTCATAAAATTCTGACTGCTGAACCGCTATTAGGGAGAGTTcacttgttgttagccgtttagtcattcacgaacctcagtgaccctaaagggGAGCTCCCTTcacgtttttcagttttgcactgcttctttctgtTGTAGTTCCCGACATATACAATTATAAAAGGTCCTACTGAACGTAATGGGGTTATCTCAAAATTGGCTTAGCACCTATCTTGTATTCTGAGAACAGGGTACCATTGAATGGAGCATCAGTTGAGCACCCGCAGTGCAGCTCCAGTCATCTTCAATGGACTGCTGCAGATAGCCGAGCGCTTATACTTGCTAGTTCCATCTGCGCCATTGAAACAAATGAAGTGGCACCGAGCATGCTTGACCTCCACATCATtcgatctcctcctcactgcaaaggAGGTCCACAGCAAGGAGGTGGGAGAGACACGAAACCACTgttcttaggattggtggggttctgagtggtgagacctccactaaatcagacttttatcgccTAGTCTATTTGATAGGTGAGAAGTTACTTTTGGGATAATCTGAAGTTGGatgcaatgagctccccctagtcaCAAGGGAGGATGGGATTTGGAGCTTTCTATCAGAAAAATGAAGGTCTGACTCTTGTAATCATATAAGTATGAAATAAAACACCACAGAACTTTGGACCTCTTTAGAGTACAGAAAACAAGACTGTGTTCAAAGGGTGAACAGTAAGTTTGGGTTTCCACACGGCTGTAACCGCATGCGTAAGTAACTCTGACCACCTgccaatggccacacaatcttgcAAATAATTCCAGCAAGAACTTGCGGTTATTGGCTGCTAGAAGTCTGCAGGATTGTGGATCCATACAGTTACCGCAACATGGAAACCAAGCCTTACTTTGAAGTTCAAAATTGACTATTTGGCCATAGCTATTACATAGCACCAGAACGTCCTTCAAAGGTATCAATACCTATATATCTGCGCTTCAATGTTCTATACACTATGGTAAActgatatatactgtattttcagGATATAAGAAGCACATTTTACGAAGAAATCTTGCTAAAAACTCCTTGCATCTTATAGTCCGAATACAGTGCATCATTGTTGGTGTGCACCTTCTATGCATTTTCAGCTGTCCTCCTCCCTGGTGGTAGGGTACCCTTCCTCCTACCTGGTGTTAGGGttcccttcctcctccctggtgttagggttcccttcctcctccctggtgttagggttcccttcctcctccctggtgttagggttcccttcctcctccctggtgttagggttcccttcctcctccctggtgttagggttcccttcctcctccctggtgttagggttcccttcctcctccctggtgttagggttcccttcctcctccctggtgttagggttcccttcctcctccctggtgttagggttcccttcctcctccctggtgttagggttcccttcctcctccctggTGTTAGGGTTCCCTTCCTCCTACCTGGTGTTAGGGTTCCTTTCCTTCTACCTGGTGTTAGGGttcccttcctcctccctggTGGTAGGGttcccttcctcctccctggTGGTAGAGTTCCCTTCCTCCTCTCTTGTGGTAGGATTCCCTTCATCCTCCCTGGTGGTAGGGttcccttcctcctccctggTGGTAGAGttcccttcctcctccctggTGGTAGAGTTCCCTTCCTCCTCTCTTGTGGTAGGATTCCCTTCATCCTCCCTGGTGGTAgggttcccttcctcctccttggTGTTATGGttcccttcctcctccctggtgttagggttcccttcctcctccttggTGTTATGGttcccttcctcctccctggtgttagggttcccttcctcctccctggtgttagggttcccttcctcctccctggtgttagggttcccttcctcctccctggTGTTAGTGttcccttcctcctccctggTGTTAGTGttcccttcctcctccctggTGTTAGTGttcccttcctcctccctggTGTTAGTGttcccttcctcctccctggTGTTAGTGttcccttcctcctccctggTGTTAGTGttcccttcctcctccctggTGTTAGTGttcccttcctcctccctggTGTTAGTGttcccttcctcctccctggTGTTAGTGttcccttcctcctccctggTGTTAGTGttcccttcctcctccctggTGTTAGTGttcccttcctcctccctggTGTTAGTGttcccttcctcctccctggtgttagggttcccttcctcctccttggTGTTAGGGttcccttcctcctccctggtgttagggttcccttcctcctccctggtgttagggttcccttcctcctccctggtgttagggttcccttcctcctccctggtgttagggttcccttcctcctccctggTGTTAGCGttcccttcctcctccctggTGTTAGTGttcccttcctcctccctggTGTTAGTGttcccttcctcctccctggTGTTAGGGTTCCCTTCCTCCTGCCTGGTGTTAGGGttcccttcctcctccctggTGTTAGGGTTCCCTTCCTcctgtctggtgttagggttccCTTCCTcctgtctggtgttagggttcccttcctcctccctggtgttagggttcccttcctcctccctggTGTTAGTGttcccttcctcctccctggTGTTAGTGttcccttcctcctccctggTGTTAGTGTTCCCTTCCTCCTGCCTGGTGTTATGGttcccttcctcctccctggtgttagggttcccttcctcctccctggtgttagggttcccttcctcctccctggTGTTAGGGTTCCCTTCCTcctgtctggtgttagggttccCTTCCTCCTCCATGGTGTTAGGGttcccttcctcctccctggTGTTAGGGTTCCCTTCCTCCTGCCTGGTGTTAGGGttcccttcctcctccctggtgttagggttcccttcctcctccctggTGTTAGTGTTCCCTTCCTCCTCTCTGGTGTTAAGGTTCCCGTCCTTCCTGGTAAATGAAAAATACCCGCACGCATAAGATACgtatatagataaataaaagaaAGTAATTACTAGGAAATGAGGggggcttttttttatttatctatatacGTATTTTATGAGCACAGGTATTTTTTATTTACTACTTCTTTTCTTtcggctgtgagcctggccggtgaccctgcgtacctgattaAACTGTATTGCGAATGACTGCTGCAGTTCGCAGtacttttttctttgtatttcctgcactgtcactTAGTTATCATGCGGGTACATCGCATATGGGCTACTTTTGGAcgccttcattgacttcaatggaggccattcgcggcaaaatagagcatgctgtgatttttcttcctctcgcagaatacgcaattttcATTATCTAATGTGATAGTAAAATCTAAACTATAtgtctttcaatgcctgcgttttaccaCAGAAAGTCCTTAAGCAGTGTTATCATGAAAAGCAGCATAGGCAATGCTGGACAGAAACTTCAATCAATATgaatttttctcccttttttgttGTTGCCCAAACGTGGGTGCATCCTATAGTAAGATGTCCAAAAACTGCAGGTAAATAGATGTAGTGTATGAAGCAAGGTCTGCTTCCCTGCAGGCTACACCGTACACAAGATGCGGAGATGCTTTGAGCAGCATAGCCCATATGGAAATCTGTTTTGTTAATTTCATGGCATTTAATCACATCAATGTTCAGAGTCGATGCAGGAAGACAGAGAAAGTTCATGTTTCCGAGGTCTGCAGACCAGACCGATAGGTTGGGGATGCCAAGAAGCACTGAATAAGGCCATGTGTACACAGGTAACAATAAGGAGCAGAAGCAGAGGCTCTTGG
Coding sequences within it:
- the LOC136633526 gene encoding high mobility group nucleosome-binding domain-containing protein 5-like; this encodes MEEEGNPNTRQEEGNPNTREEEGNPNTREEEGNPNTREEEGNHNTRQEEGNTNTREEEGNTNTREEEGNTNTREEEGNPNTREEEGNPNTRQEEGNPNTRQEEGNPNTREEEGNPNTRQEEGNPNTREEEGNTNTREEEGNTNTREEEGNANTREEEGNPNTREEEGNPNTREEEGNPNTREEEGNPNTREEEGNPNTKEEEGNPNTREEEGNTNTREEEGNTNTREEEGNTNTREEEGNTNTREEEGNTNTREEEGNTNTREEEGNTNTREEEGNTNTREEEGNTNTREEEGNTNTREEEGNTNTREEEGNTNTREEEGNPNTREEEGNPNTREEEGNPNTREEEGNHNTKEEEGNPNTREEEGNHNTKEEEGNPTTREDEGNPTTREEEGNSTTREEEGNSTTREEEGNPTTREDEGNPTTREEEGNSTTREEEGNPTTREEEGNPNTR